A window from Mycobacterium saskatchewanense encodes these proteins:
- the scpA gene encoding methylmalonyl-CoA mutase encodes MTTTTPVVGSFSDVPLHGEREPRRPTEAAVEQHVAAAASAHGYTPDQLHWHTPETIDVKPVYIAADRAAAQADGYPLNSFPGEPPFVRGPYPTMYVNQPWTIRQYAGFSTAADSNAFYRRNLAAGQKGLSVAFDLATHRGYDSDHPRVQGDVGMAGVAIDSILDMRQLFDGIDLSAVSVSMTMNGAVLPILALYVVAAEEQGVPPEKLAGTIQNDILKEFMVRNTYIYPPKPSMRIISDIFAYTSAKMPKFNSISISGYHIQEAGATADLELAYTLADGVDYIKAGLAADLDIDKFAPRLSFFWGIGMNFFMEVAKLRAGRLLWSELVAGFGAKNPKSLSLRTHSQTSGWSLTAQDAFNNVARTCIEAMAATQGHTQSLHTNALDEALALPTDFSARIARNTQLVLAQESGTTRPIDPWGGSYYVEWLTHQLAQKARAHLTEIAEHGGMAQAIGDGIPKLRIEEAAARTQARIDSGQQPVIGVNKYQVDEDQKIEVLKVENSRVRAEQLAKLKELRGSRDQAAVDAALAELSRAAAAYGRAGEDGLGNNLLALAIDAARAKATVGEISDALEKVYGRHQAEIRTIAGVYRDEAGKATNIASATALVEKFAEADGRRPRILVAKMGQDGHDRGQKVIATAFADIGFDVDVGSLFSTPEEVARQAADNDVHVIGVSSLAAGHLTLVPALREALAEVGRPDIMIVVGGVIPPDDFDELYEAGAAAIFPPGTVIADAAIGLLHKLAERLGYNLD; translated from the coding sequence ATGACGACCACGACACCCGTAGTCGGCAGTTTCTCCGACGTCCCGCTGCACGGGGAGCGCGAACCGAGGCGGCCCACCGAGGCCGCGGTGGAACAACACGTGGCGGCCGCCGCGTCCGCGCACGGCTACACGCCCGACCAATTGCATTGGCACACACCGGAGACCATCGATGTCAAGCCGGTCTACATCGCTGCTGACCGCGCCGCCGCACAGGCCGACGGCTATCCGCTGAACAGCTTCCCGGGCGAGCCGCCGTTCGTCCGTGGCCCGTACCCCACGATGTACGTCAACCAGCCCTGGACGATCCGCCAATACGCCGGGTTCTCCACGGCGGCGGATTCCAACGCGTTCTACCGCCGCAACCTGGCCGCCGGCCAGAAGGGCCTGTCGGTGGCCTTCGACCTGGCCACCCACCGCGGTTACGACTCCGACCACCCCCGCGTGCAGGGCGATGTCGGAATGGCCGGCGTGGCAATCGATTCCATCCTGGACATGCGCCAGCTCTTCGACGGCATCGACTTGTCCGCGGTGAGCGTGTCGATGACGATGAACGGCGCCGTGCTGCCGATCCTCGCGCTGTACGTGGTGGCCGCCGAGGAGCAGGGGGTGCCGCCGGAGAAGCTGGCGGGCACCATCCAGAACGACATCCTCAAAGAGTTCATGGTGCGCAACACCTACATCTATCCGCCCAAGCCGTCGATGCGCATCATCTCCGACATCTTCGCCTACACCAGCGCCAAGATGCCGAAGTTCAACTCCATCTCCATTTCTGGCTATCACATCCAAGAGGCCGGTGCCACAGCCGATTTGGAACTCGCCTACACGCTGGCCGACGGCGTCGACTACATCAAGGCGGGCCTGGCCGCCGACCTGGACATCGACAAGTTCGCGCCGCGGCTGTCGTTCTTCTGGGGTATCGGGATGAACTTCTTCATGGAGGTCGCCAAGCTGCGGGCCGGCCGGCTGCTGTGGAGCGAACTCGTCGCCGGGTTCGGCGCCAAGAACCCCAAATCGCTGTCGCTGCGCACCCATTCGCAGACCTCGGGCTGGTCGCTGACCGCGCAGGACGCCTTCAACAACGTCGCCCGCACCTGCATCGAGGCGATGGCCGCGACCCAGGGCCACACCCAGTCCCTGCACACCAACGCCCTGGACGAGGCGCTGGCCCTGCCCACCGACTTCTCCGCGCGGATCGCCCGCAACACCCAGCTGGTGCTGGCGCAGGAGTCCGGCACCACGCGGCCCATCGACCCGTGGGGCGGTTCCTACTACGTGGAATGGCTGACCCATCAGCTCGCGCAAAAGGCCCGCGCGCACCTCACCGAGATCGCCGAGCACGGCGGCATGGCGCAGGCCATCGGCGACGGCATCCCCAAGCTGCGCATTGAGGAGGCGGCCGCGCGCACCCAGGCGCGCATCGACTCCGGGCAGCAGCCCGTGATCGGGGTCAACAAGTACCAGGTCGACGAGGACCAGAAGATCGAGGTGCTCAAGGTCGAGAACAGCCGGGTGCGCGCCGAGCAGCTGGCCAAGCTGAAGGAGCTGCGGGGGAGCCGGGACCAGGCGGCCGTCGACGCCGCCCTGGCCGAGTTGTCGCGCGCCGCCGCCGCGTACGGCCGTGCCGGGGAAGACGGGTTGGGCAACAACCTGCTCGCGCTGGCCATCGACGCCGCGCGCGCGAAGGCGACCGTCGGGGAGATCTCCGACGCGCTGGAGAAGGTATATGGCCGCCACCAGGCGGAGATCCGTACCATCGCCGGGGTCTACCGAGACGAAGCCGGAAAGGCCACCAACATCGCAAGCGCCACCGCACTGGTCGAGAAGTTCGCCGAGGCCGACGGCCGCCGGCCCCGGATCCTGGTGGCCAAGATGGGCCAGGACGGTCACGACCGGGGGCAGAAGGTGATCGCCACGGCGTTCGCCGACATCGGTTTCGACGTCGACGTCGGGTCGCTGTTCTCCACGCCCGAGGAGGTGGCCCGGCAGGCCGCCGACAACGACGTGCACGTCATCGGGGTGTCCTCGCTGGCCGCCGGGCACCTGACGCTGGTGCCGGCCCTGCGCGAGGCGCTGGCCGAGGTCGGGCGGCCCGACATCATGATCGTGGTGGGCGGCGTCATCCCGCCCGACGACTTCGACGAGCTGTACGAGGCCGGGGCCGCCGCGATCTTCCCGCCGGGAACGGTGATCGCCGACGCCGCCATCGGCTTGCTGCACAAGCTTGCCGAGCGGCTCGGCTACAACCTCGACTAG
- the meaB gene encoding methylmalonyl Co-A mutase-associated GTPase MeaB, whose amino-acid sequence MNSQRADTVEEMAAAVRGGDRAVLPRAITLLESTRPDHHEKAQELLLALTPDAGDAHRVGITGIPGVGKSTTIEALGMHLIERGHRVAVLAVDPSSTRTGGSILGDKTRMARLAVHPDAYVRPSPTSGTLGGVAKATRETIVLLEAAGFDVILVETVGVGQSEVAVANMVDTFVLLTLARSGDQLQGIKKGALELADIVVVNKADGEHLAEARSAARELSAAIRLIHPRETLWRPPVLTMSAMEGTGLDELWDTVERHRQVLTEAGEFEARRRAQQVDWTWQMVRDTVLDRVLSNPDVRKIRADVERQVRAGELTPALAAQQILKAAGG is encoded by the coding sequence GTGAACTCCCAGAGGGCCGACACGGTCGAGGAGATGGCGGCAGCCGTGCGCGGCGGTGACCGCGCGGTGCTGCCGCGAGCGATCACGCTGCTGGAGTCGACGCGCCCCGACCACCACGAGAAGGCGCAGGAACTGCTGCTCGCGCTGACGCCCGACGCCGGCGACGCCCACCGGGTGGGCATCACCGGCATTCCCGGGGTGGGCAAGTCCACCACGATCGAGGCGCTCGGCATGCACTTGATCGAGCGCGGCCACCGGGTGGCGGTGTTGGCCGTCGACCCGTCGTCGACACGCACCGGCGGGTCGATCCTGGGCGACAAGACCCGGATGGCGCGGCTGGCGGTGCACCCCGATGCCTACGTTCGGCCGTCCCCGACGTCGGGCACCCTGGGCGGGGTGGCAAAGGCCACGCGGGAAACGATCGTCCTGCTGGAGGCGGCCGGGTTTGACGTGATTCTGGTCGAGACGGTCGGGGTGGGCCAGTCCGAGGTGGCGGTGGCCAATATGGTCGACACCTTCGTGCTGTTGACGCTGGCGCGCAGCGGCGACCAGCTGCAGGGCATCAAGAAGGGTGCGCTGGAGCTGGCCGACATCGTGGTGGTCAACAAGGCCGACGGGGAGCACCTCGCCGAGGCGCGGTCGGCGGCGCGGGAGCTGTCCGCGGCGATCAGGCTGATACACCCACGCGAAACACTCTGGCGGCCACCGGTTCTCACCATGAGTGCGATGGAGGGCACCGGTCTTGACGAACTGTGGGATACCGTCGAGCGCCATCGCCAAGTGCTCACCGAGGCCGGCGAGTTCGAGGCGCGCCGGCGGGCCCAGCAGGTCGACTGGACCTGGCAGATGGTGCGGGACACGGTGCTGGACAGGGTGTTGTCCAATCCCGACGTCCGCAAGATCCGCGCCGACGTCGAGCGTCAGGTGAGGGCGGGGGAGCTGACCCCCGCCCTCGCCGCCCAGCAAATACTCAAGGCCGCGGGGGGCTAA
- the lipL gene encoding esterase/beta-lactamase LipL codes for MTMDTGVDRRAVHIHDGPDAGHRVSGAADSHFGCVIRAFSSMFPGRRFGGGALAVYLDGQPVVDVWTGWSDRAGRVPWSADTAPMVFSATKGMASTVIHRLADRGLIDYDAPVAQYWPEFGANGKAEMTVRQVMRHQAGLSGLRGATMDQLLDHFGMEERLAAAAPGRLFGKSAYHALTYGWLMSGLARSVTGKGMRTLFREELAEPLGTDGFHLGRPPAGAPTRVAEIIMPQSIGSNAVVNFVTQKAANQVSGAFRSMYFKGVLGAVQGDTPLLDAEIPAANGVVTARALARMYGAIANHGEIDGTRFLSSDLVARLTGQRDMRPDRNLVIPMSFNLGYHSVPFLNVMPGFGHVGLGGSLGWADPSTGLAFSFVHNRLLSPFVLTDHAGFIGISALLRQAAVKAKKDGFRSVTEFGAPYSEAGAVAG; via the coding sequence GTGACGATGGACACAGGAGTCGATCGACGCGCGGTCCACATTCACGATGGTCCTGACGCAGGCCATCGTGTGTCCGGCGCGGCGGACTCACATTTCGGTTGCGTCATTCGCGCCTTTTCCAGCATGTTTCCCGGCCGGCGGTTCGGCGGCGGGGCGCTCGCGGTGTATCTCGACGGTCAGCCCGTGGTCGATGTGTGGACGGGTTGGTCGGATCGGGCAGGACGGGTGCCGTGGTCGGCCGACACCGCCCCCATGGTGTTCTCCGCGACCAAGGGCATGGCCTCCACGGTCATCCACCGGCTCGCCGATCGGGGCCTGATCGACTACGACGCCCCGGTCGCCCAGTACTGGCCGGAGTTCGGGGCCAACGGCAAGGCCGAGATGACGGTCCGGCAGGTCATGCGGCACCAGGCGGGCCTGTCGGGGCTGCGCGGCGCCACCATGGACCAGTTGCTGGACCACTTCGGGATGGAGGAGCGGCTAGCCGCCGCGGCCCCCGGGCGGCTGTTCGGCAAATCGGCTTATCACGCGTTGACCTACGGCTGGCTGATGTCCGGGCTGGCCCGCTCCGTCACCGGCAAGGGCATGCGCACGCTGTTCCGCGAGGAACTGGCCGAGCCGCTGGGCACCGACGGCTTCCACCTGGGCCGCCCTCCCGCCGGGGCGCCCACCCGGGTGGCCGAGATCATCATGCCGCAGAGCATCGGCAGCAACGCGGTGGTCAACTTCGTCACGCAGAAGGCGGCGAACCAGGTCTCCGGCGCGTTCCGCTCGATGTACTTCAAGGGCGTCCTGGGTGCCGTCCAGGGCGACACCCCGCTGCTGGACGCGGAGATTCCGGCGGCCAACGGGGTGGTGACGGCCCGCGCGCTGGCGCGGATGTACGGGGCGATCGCCAACCACGGCGAGATCGACGGCACCCGGTTCCTGTCGAGCGACCTGGTCGCGCGCCTGACGGGCCAGCGGGATATGCGGCCAGACCGCAACCTGGTGATTCCCATGAGTTTCAACCTGGGCTACCACAGCGTTCCGTTCCTCAACGTGATGCCGGGCTTCGGGCACGTGGGCCTGGGTGGCTCGCTTGGCTGGGCCGATCCCTCGACGGGCCTGGCGTTCTCGTTCGTGCACAACCGGCTGCTGTCGCCGTTCGTGCTGACCGACCACGCCGGGTTCATCGGGATCAGCGCGCTGCTCAGGCAGGCCGCTGTCAAGGCCAAGAAGGACGGTTTCCGGTCCGTGACGGAGTTCGGTGCGCCCTACTCCGAGGCGGGAGCGGTCGCGGGCTAG
- a CDS encoding sulfotransferase family protein, with translation MATDTDSGRPLCLFVIGMSRSGTSALARVLSLCGGALPNALFGPSESNPRGHWEPQAALQINDTILHRQGSSYHDPTLQLQEDGAFDADTKAACIAEIAAFLATLPPAPFVIIKEPRITALSALWFQAARLAGHGVASVVAVRHPQEVIASLATRDRCSPELASALWLKYNLLAERHTRGVPRVFVEYANLLRNWRLETDRVSRALAINLRARDDLAIDRFLDRDLRHQNHRGPASEPFGTNWISAVDEMLRAAARDEPWNQCALDGIYEAYRASERTFRTALDDYRDRFTGTDWRLSVPKMIRAALPRPFRRSDPATDRFAAPSSRF, from the coding sequence ATGGCCACGGACACCGATAGCGGCCGGCCGTTGTGCCTGTTCGTGATCGGCATGAGCCGATCGGGAACGTCGGCGCTCGCGCGCGTTCTGTCACTGTGCGGGGGTGCGCTCCCGAACGCACTGTTCGGGCCCAGCGAAAGCAATCCGCGCGGCCACTGGGAGCCGCAGGCGGCGCTGCAGATCAACGACACCATCCTGCACCGCCAGGGCAGCAGCTATCACGACCCCACCCTGCAACTCCAGGAGGACGGCGCGTTCGACGCCGACACCAAGGCCGCCTGCATCGCCGAAATCGCGGCCTTTCTCGCCACCCTGCCCCCGGCGCCGTTCGTGATCATCAAGGAGCCGCGGATCACGGCGCTGTCCGCGCTGTGGTTCCAAGCTGCACGGTTGGCCGGCCACGGCGTCGCCTCCGTGGTCGCCGTGCGCCACCCGCAGGAGGTCATCGCATCGCTGGCCACACGCGACCGATGTTCTCCGGAACTCGCGAGCGCGTTGTGGCTCAAATACAACCTGCTGGCCGAACGGCACACGCGCGGCGTGCCCCGCGTGTTCGTGGAGTATGCCAACCTGCTGCGCAACTGGCGGCTGGAGACGGACCGGGTCTCCCGGGCTCTTGCCATCAATCTGCGCGCCCGCGACGACCTGGCGATCGACAGGTTCCTGGACCGGGATTTGCGCCACCAGAACCATCGCGGACCGGCCAGCGAACCATTCGGCACCAACTGGATCTCCGCCGTCGACGAGATGCTGCGCGCCGCCGCCCGCGACGAGCCGTGGAACCAGTGCGCGCTCGATGGAATTTACGAGGCTTACCGCGCGAGCGAGCGCACCTTCCGAACGGCGTTGGACGATTACCGCGACCGCTTCACGGGCACCGACTGGCGGCTTTCCGTCCCGAAAATGATTCGCGCCGCTCTCCCCCGACCTTTCCGGCGTTCCGACCCGGCAACGGACCGTTTCGCGGCGCCGAGTTCGCGCTTCTAG
- a CDS encoding GtrA domain-containing protein has product MALLSSDLIRYISAEESRKKLRYAGVSAVFVPIGQGLVQILGLWLNNYTTASILAAALVTVPNFFANKHFVWRLTSSGNLRSQVLVFWVAVMLGVLLATLFTNIVESTMAGESSVARAVAVFVAQILGLGIVWVGRFLMLDKWLFKLAGESPERANVVVGEIPV; this is encoded by the coding sequence ATGGCCCTGTTGTCTTCGGACCTCATCAGGTACATCAGTGCTGAGGAAAGTCGCAAGAAGTTGCGCTACGCCGGCGTGTCGGCGGTCTTCGTCCCAATCGGCCAAGGACTCGTGCAGATCCTGGGACTGTGGCTGAACAATTACACGACCGCCTCGATTTTGGCCGCGGCCCTCGTAACGGTTCCGAACTTCTTCGCCAACAAGCACTTCGTCTGGCGGCTGACGTCCAGCGGGAACTTGCGCAGCCAGGTTCTGGTGTTCTGGGTGGCCGTCATGCTCGGCGTCCTTCTGGCCACACTGTTCACCAACATCGTCGAGAGCACGATGGCTGGTGAATCAAGCGTCGCGCGTGCGGTCGCCGTGTTTGTAGCTCAGATCCTTGGCTTGGGAATTGTCTGGGTCGGCCGGTTCTTGATGCTCGATAAATGGCTCTTCAAGCTGGCGGGCGAATCACCCGAAAGAGCCAATGTGGTCGTCGGCGAGATTCCCGTTTGA
- a CDS encoding class I SAM-dependent methyltransferase: MAEPHRELNDELDRLYAVRFQEDERASKTRLWRVICETFFSRYVPQDGCVVDLGAGYCDFSNHINARRRIAVDLNPDTARFAAPGVEVVRSPLEQLSEVVEPGTVDLAFASNVFEHLPNPDALLKVLANVRTVLRPGGRIIIMQPNVRLVGGAFWDFFDHTLPLSERGMTEALEVAGFRVLECRARFLPYTTKSRLPQWAFLVKLYLGFRPFQFLLGKQMLLVATPVD; encoded by the coding sequence ATGGCGGAGCCGCACCGCGAGCTGAATGACGAGCTGGATCGCCTGTATGCAGTGCGGTTCCAGGAGGATGAACGCGCTTCAAAAACACGGCTGTGGCGCGTCATCTGCGAGACTTTCTTCTCGCGATACGTGCCCCAGGACGGCTGCGTGGTCGATCTCGGCGCTGGTTATTGCGACTTCTCCAACCACATCAATGCCCGGCGGCGCATCGCGGTGGACTTGAACCCGGACACTGCACGCTTCGCCGCGCCTGGCGTCGAGGTCGTGCGGTCACCGCTCGAACAGCTGTCCGAAGTCGTAGAGCCGGGGACAGTGGATCTGGCGTTCGCGAGCAATGTGTTCGAGCACCTCCCCAACCCTGATGCCCTGCTCAAGGTGTTAGCGAACGTCCGTACCGTGCTCCGGCCCGGCGGCCGCATCATCATCATGCAGCCGAACGTGCGGCTGGTAGGTGGTGCCTTCTGGGATTTCTTCGACCACACGCTGCCGCTCAGCGAGCGGGGGATGACCGAGGCGCTCGAAGTTGCAGGCTTCCGGGTCCTGGAGTGCCGCGCCAGGTTCCTGCCGTACACGACGAAAAGCCGGCTTCCGCAGTGGGCGTTCCTCGTGAAGTTGTACCTAGGGTTTAGGCCTTTTCAGTTCCTCCTGGGCAAACAAATGCTCTTGGTCGCGACTCCGGTCGACTGA
- a CDS encoding nucleotide sugar dehydrogenase: MATQSDKRICIIGGAGHVGLPLALVLADEGFSVDILDTNAAALKSIMAGRMPFVEEGAGDLLKRLLPTGRITATTDSWAVRNSDIVICVVGTPVDEYLTPQAHTFFRIIDEISPYFRDGQTLVLRSTVYPGLTQRVHDMFQERGIGVHVTFCPERIAQGHSIRELRIIPQIISGFDAEGRRIVRELFSRIASEIIEVEPQEAELAKLFCNAYRYIQFAVANQFYLLSREAGLDFNRVHHAATYKNGRVDSMPRAGLAAGPCLLKDTMQLAAFSNNNFMLGHAAMLINEGQPQFIVNMLKRRIDLRDKTVGILGMTFKADCDDTRDSLSFKVRHLLLLEAKKVMLHDPFLDGPDYYPLDAVLAHADAVVVGVPHSIYRGLQIPAGKIVEDVWGCLDIGQLDEGPVQDAPLAALGTKAAAQ, from the coding sequence ATGGCCACACAATCGGATAAGCGAATCTGCATTATCGGCGGCGCAGGGCACGTGGGGCTACCACTTGCGCTAGTCCTCGCGGATGAAGGCTTCAGCGTAGACATCCTGGATACGAACGCCGCGGCCCTTAAGTCAATCATGGCGGGCCGCATGCCATTTGTAGAGGAAGGGGCAGGCGATCTCCTCAAGCGTCTGCTGCCCACGGGACGCATCACTGCCACCACCGATTCATGGGCGGTGCGGAATTCGGACATTGTGATCTGCGTCGTGGGGACGCCTGTTGACGAATACCTGACGCCGCAGGCGCACACCTTCTTCCGCATCATCGACGAGATCAGCCCCTACTTCCGCGACGGGCAGACGCTGGTCCTCAGAAGCACCGTCTATCCGGGGCTGACTCAGCGAGTCCACGACATGTTCCAGGAGCGCGGCATCGGGGTCCACGTCACTTTCTGCCCCGAGCGCATCGCCCAAGGACACTCCATTCGCGAGCTGAGGATCATCCCGCAAATCATCAGCGGGTTCGATGCCGAGGGCCGCCGAATCGTTCGCGAGCTGTTCTCGCGGATCGCGAGTGAGATCATCGAGGTGGAGCCTCAGGAGGCCGAACTCGCCAAACTGTTCTGCAATGCCTACCGCTACATCCAATTTGCAGTCGCCAACCAGTTCTACCTACTCAGCCGAGAGGCCGGGCTGGACTTCAACCGCGTCCATCATGCGGCCACCTACAAGAACGGTCGCGTCGACAGCATGCCCAGAGCCGGATTGGCGGCAGGGCCTTGCCTGCTCAAGGACACGATGCAGCTGGCGGCCTTCAGTAACAACAACTTCATGCTTGGACACGCGGCGATGCTCATCAACGAGGGCCAGCCTCAATTCATCGTCAACATGCTCAAACGCCGAATCGATCTGCGAGACAAGACTGTCGGCATCCTGGGCATGACCTTCAAGGCCGATTGTGATGACACGCGAGACTCACTCAGCTTCAAAGTTCGGCATCTGCTCTTGCTCGAAGCCAAGAAGGTGATGCTGCACGACCCGTTCCTGGACGGTCCCGACTATTACCCCTTGGACGCTGTCTTGGCGCATGCCGACGCTGTCGTCGTTGGCGTGCCGCACTCGATCTACCGGGGCCTTCAAATCCCCGCGGGCAAGATAGTTGAGGATGTCTGGGGGTGCCTTGACATCGGGCAGCTTGACGAGGGTCCGGTCCAAGATGCCCCGCTGGCGGCGCTCGGTACGAAAGCAGCGGCCCAGTGA
- a CDS encoding NAD-dependent epimerase/dehydratase family protein, with the protein MKVLVTGSAGFINGYVVEELLRAGHEVVGIDNYSKYGKVKKSYDDHPNYHFVEGDVKDVDLMFRLVEGCDQMIASAARIGGITYFHEYAYDLLAENERIAAAHFDAAIYAYRKGWLKKINVISSSMVFENASVFPTPEKHITECPPPTSTYGFQKLACEYFAHGAYEQYGLPYTIIRPFNCVGTGEQRALGGREIPSGNVKLAMSHVVPDLVQKVAKGQDPLHILGDGTQVRHYTYGGDLARGIRICMEHPAALNGDFNLSTPEATTVLQLAEVIWKKMRPDAEFRYESDPPFEHDVQLRSPDVQKASEVLGFEATTTLESMLDEVIPWIVNAVEAGTI; encoded by the coding sequence GTGAAGGTTCTCGTCACTGGCAGCGCCGGGTTCATCAACGGCTACGTCGTCGAGGAGTTGCTTCGTGCCGGGCACGAGGTCGTCGGCATCGACAACTACTCCAAATACGGCAAGGTCAAGAAGAGCTACGACGACCACCCGAACTACCACTTCGTCGAGGGCGACGTCAAAGACGTGGATTTGATGTTCCGGCTCGTCGAGGGCTGCGATCAGATGATCGCCAGTGCGGCACGCATCGGTGGCATCACGTATTTCCACGAATATGCTTACGATCTTCTGGCCGAGAATGAGCGCATCGCGGCGGCCCACTTCGACGCCGCTATCTACGCTTACCGCAAGGGTTGGCTCAAGAAAATCAATGTGATCAGCTCTTCGATGGTCTTCGAGAATGCGTCGGTTTTTCCGACGCCCGAGAAGCACATCACTGAATGCCCGCCTCCGACAAGCACTTACGGCTTCCAGAAGCTGGCGTGCGAATATTTCGCGCACGGTGCGTACGAGCAGTATGGTCTGCCTTACACGATCATTCGGCCGTTCAACTGCGTGGGCACGGGTGAGCAGCGGGCGCTCGGGGGGCGCGAGATACCCAGCGGCAACGTAAAACTCGCCATGAGCCACGTGGTGCCCGACTTGGTCCAGAAGGTGGCGAAGGGCCAGGACCCGCTGCACATCCTGGGGGATGGAACCCAGGTGCGGCATTACACCTACGGTGGCGACCTGGCCCGCGGCATCCGCATCTGCATGGAGCATCCGGCCGCGCTCAACGGCGACTTCAATCTCTCCACTCCCGAGGCGACGACGGTGCTGCAGTTGGCCGAAGTCATCTGGAAGAAGATGCGCCCGGACGCGGAGTTTCGGTACGAGAGTGACCCACCGTTCGAACATGACGTCCAATTACGTTCCCCGGATGTGCAGAAGGCGTCCGAGGTTCTCGGCTTCGAGGCGACAACCACACTCGAGTCCATGCTGGACGAGGTCATCCCGTGGATTGTCAACGCCGTCGAAGCCGGAACCATCTGA
- a CDS encoding glycosyltransferase, whose translation MRIAGEPDLQQPDRNRFGYARESRSAIWAVLVHDFFQAWIRRSDTVVHLGCGSGEFLNQVSAARRIGVDLDPDSESALEPGIDFHHRRADDLGFLDDDSVDVVFISNLLEHLQSNEEVERTVAAARRVLKSGGYLIAMGPNVRFIDGHRRDHTVRVSDRSLIELLASCDFEIVDSCDRFLPYTSSSPLPQSPILARLYLHSPRAWPFFGKQFVIRARKPGLSSDTPDRRLVSVVIPVYNEGENIQLCVRGLADALADTPHELLVCYDFDEDTTLPALDSMPDKPPTVRLVRNSLGKGVANALIAGFAAARGDVVVTTMADLSDPPSVIPLMAAKIRGEGADVVSGSRYMPGGTQRGGPRLKALMSRTAGLTLHYVGRVPTHDATTNFRAYRRRFLEEVPVQSVRGFEVGLELTTKAHLQGYKVDEVASSWDDRTAGESRFDLVGWLPAYLHWYGLVMKGPLLRWSGGALVAFGMAQLLRYRRRADLRLSRRT comes from the coding sequence ATGCGCATCGCGGGTGAGCCCGACCTGCAGCAGCCCGACCGGAATCGCTTCGGCTATGCCCGGGAATCGCGCTCGGCCATCTGGGCCGTCCTAGTTCACGATTTCTTCCAGGCGTGGATCAGGCGCAGCGACACGGTCGTCCATCTCGGTTGCGGCTCCGGCGAATTTCTGAATCAGGTGAGCGCCGCGCGGCGAATCGGAGTCGACCTCGATCCGGACAGCGAGAGCGCGCTCGAGCCGGGGATCGATTTTCATCACCGGCGTGCGGACGATCTCGGTTTTCTGGATGACGATTCCGTAGACGTCGTCTTCATCAGCAACTTGCTGGAGCACCTGCAAAGCAACGAAGAAGTCGAGCGCACCGTCGCCGCGGCCCGCCGAGTGCTCAAATCAGGTGGCTACTTGATCGCGATGGGCCCGAACGTTCGCTTCATCGACGGCCATCGACGGGACCATACCGTTAGGGTCAGCGATCGGTCGCTCATCGAGTTGCTCGCGTCCTGTGACTTCGAGATCGTGGACAGTTGCGACCGCTTCTTGCCTTACACGTCGTCCTCGCCGCTACCGCAGTCGCCGATCTTGGCCCGGCTGTATCTACATTCCCCGAGGGCGTGGCCATTCTTCGGGAAGCAGTTCGTGATTCGTGCCCGCAAGCCCGGACTTTCATCGGACACGCCTGATCGGCGGTTGGTGAGCGTGGTCATCCCGGTCTACAACGAGGGCGAGAACATCCAACTCTGTGTCAGGGGGCTCGCCGACGCATTGGCGGACACTCCCCACGAACTGCTGGTGTGTTACGACTTCGACGAAGACACTACGTTGCCCGCGCTGGATTCCATGCCCGACAAGCCTCCGACGGTGCGTTTGGTTCGCAATTCGCTGGGAAAGGGCGTCGCCAACGCGTTGATCGCCGGGTTCGCAGCAGCGCGCGGTGACGTGGTCGTCACCACCATGGCTGACCTATCCGACCCGCCGTCGGTAATACCGTTGATGGCTGCCAAGATTCGCGGTGAAGGCGCGGATGTGGTTAGTGGGTCGCGTTACATGCCTGGTGGCACTCAGCGTGGCGGACCTCGACTCAAAGCGTTGATGTCGCGAACTGCCGGGCTCACCCTGCACTATGTCGGCCGAGTGCCGACTCATGACGCCACCACTAACTTCCGCGCTTACCGTCGTCGATTTCTGGAAGAGGTCCCCGTCCAGAGCGTCCGCGGGTTCGAAGTGGGACTCGAGCTTACGACCAAGGCCCATCTGCAGGGATACAAGGTCGATGAAGTTGCAAGCAGCTGGGATGACCGAACCGCGGGTGAGAGCAGGTTCGATTTGGTGGGCTGGCTCCCGGCATATTTGCATTGGTATGGCCTCGTCATGAAGGGGCCCCTGCTGCGTTGGTCGGGGGGTGCATTGGTGGCCTTCGGGATGGCCCAGTTGCTCCGGTACCGCCGTCGCGCCGATCTGCGGCTAAGCCGACGTACTTAA